In Drosophila teissieri strain GT53w chromosome 2R, Prin_Dtei_1.1, whole genome shotgun sequence, the following proteins share a genomic window:
- the LOC122613468 gene encoding UDP-glycosyltransferase UGT5 has protein sequence MVGSTNGYFWIVLAVTSLIYGAEGANILGLFPSLSPSHLIISMSVAKILADQGHNVTVVTVLEPTITHKNINLVSVPMTKAEIKQRSETIGAKQKNTSPNRLISILNMSGQMDSMLRKMADVLKDERVQGLYLNKDNHFDLVISGYFMNDYQLGFARKVNAPVVVLAPSSPSQMLNSLIGNPHDKVQKEEGMTFGQRLDSYITSLLYGIFVRQIDQRNRQYYNELFGDDPTMPEYTDVLKNTSLVFFCSHAASEGPIRPSVPAAVEIGGIQIKDKPDPLPKNLEEFLSNATHGAILLSLGSNVQGSHIKPDIVNKIFSVLSNLKQRVIWKWEDLDKTPGKSDNILYSRWLPQDDILAHPSVKLFINHAGKGGITEAQYHGKPMLSLPVFGDQPGNAHAMVKSGFGLTLSLLTLEEEPFKAAIQEILSNPKYSQRVVKFSSLYRDRPATARDSLIFWTEYVIRHRGAAHLQSPLVHMDFIAANNLDIYALIAAILVVFLLILRKVVQNICKRHTTKSNKVKKQ, from the exons ATGGTTGGGAGTACAAATGGTTATTTTTGGATTGTCCTAGCAGTTACTTCGTTGATTTACGGAGCTGAAGGAGCAAATATCCTGGGACTCTTCCCTAGTCTGAGTCCCTCACATCTGATCATTTCGATGTCAGTTGCAAAGATTTTGGCAGACCAGGGGCACAATGTCACGGTTGTTACAGTATTGGAGCCGACAATTACCCACAAGAATATAAACTTGGTTTCAGTGCCAATGACCAAGGCGGAAATAAAGCAAAGGAGCGAGACAATTGGAGCCAAACAAAAGAACACAAGCCCCAATCGGTTGATTTCCATTCTTAATATGTCAGGTCAAATGGACTCCATGTTGAGGAAGATGGCAGATGTCCTGAAGGACGAACGAGTACAGGGGTTGTATTTGAACAAAGACAATCACTTCGATTTGGTGATATCGGGCTATTTCATGAACGACTACCAACTTGGATTCGCTAGAAAGGTGAATGCTCCGGTCGTTGTCCTTGCCCCCAGTTCACCCAGCCAGATGCTAAACTCTCTTATTGGCAATCCCCATGATAAAGTGCAGAAGGAGGAGGGCATGACATTTGGACAGCGTTTAGATAGCTATATAACCAGCCTCTTGTACGGAATATTTGTGCGCCAAATCGACCAGCGAAATCGCCAATACTACAA TGAGCTTTTTGGGGATGACCCCACCATGCCGGAATACACGGACGTCCTTAAGAATACATCATTAGTTTTCTTCTGTTCCCATGCAGCCAGCGAGGGACCCATTCGGCCTAGTGTGCCAGCTGCCGTTGAGATTGGAGGCATTCAGATCAAGGATAAGCCGGATCCCCTCCCTAAGAACCTGGAGGAGTTCCTTAGCAATGCTACCCATGGAGCCATTCTTCTGAGTCTGGGCTCCAATGTTCAGGGAAGCCACATCAAGCCGGATATAGTGAACAAGATTTTCAGCGTTCTCTCGAATCTCAAGCAGCGGGTCATTTGGAAATGGGAGGATCTCGACAAGACGCCCGGTAAGTCCGACAATATTCTCTACTCCCGTTGGCTGCCACAGGACGACATACTGGCCCATCCGAGCGTCAAACTATTCATAAATCATGCCGGAAAGGGAGGTATTACAGAAGCTCAGTACCACGGAAAACCCATGCTTTCGTTGCCGGTTTTTGGAGACCAGCCTGGAAATGCTCATGCCATGGTGAAAAGTGGATTTGGTCTCACACTCAGCCTTCTTACTTTGGAGGAGGAGCCCTTTAAAGCTGCCATTCAGGAGATCTTGTCAAACCCAAAATACAGCCAAAGAGTGGTCAAGTTTTCCTCCCTCTATCGAGATCGCCCAGCGACTGCCCGGGATTCGTTGATCTTCTGGACGGAGTACGTTATTCGGCACCGTGGAGCAGCGCACCTCCAGAGCCCCTTGGTGCACATGGACTTTATAGCCGCCAATAACCTGGATATATATGCCTTAATCGCGGCtattttagttgtttttttattaatactAAGGAAAGTTGTTCAAAACATTTGCAAAAGACACACAACAAAGTCAAATAAGGTTAAGAAGCAATGA